In the Anastrepha obliqua isolate idAnaObli1 chromosome 1, idAnaObli1_1.0, whole genome shotgun sequence genome, one interval contains:
- the LOC129235734 gene encoding caspase-3 — MSDEADFELFSGKKSKAKHDKADAAKNAGQTHDIITPTNQVIVSRSTEEEYYPNNNPNVGIAVILNHKYVKGQKDRMGTEKDRDTIAQTLKLYGFDVRVFNDLTFEEVDGQLRAIAKDDHTNNDCFVLVVMSHGAEGRVFASDMSYPVERLWQPFLGENCKSLINKPKIFFVQACRGERLDKPVVFSEFAVMTRQIGGPSLPEEKPPVITYAIPNTADLLVMYSTFEKYYSFRNVENGSWFIQSLCEVLTANAQKSNASTEGVDFLRLLTAVNRKVAYEYQSFAKVEALNQLKEMPNFLSTLTKTFYIKVKCRHSK, encoded by the exons ATGTCGGATGAAGCAGATTTTGAACTTTTCTCTGGCAAAAAATCCAAAGCCAAACATGACAAAGCTGACGCTGCCAAGAATGCGGGGCAAACCCATGACATCATCACACCAACAAATCAAGTAATTGTTTCACGTTCTACTGAGGAGGAGTACTACCCAAATAATAACCCAAATGTGGGTATTGCCGTTATACTGAATCACAAATACGTCAAGGGTCAGAAAGATCGTATGGGTACGGAGAAGGATCGTGATACGATCGCGCAAACATTGAAGTTATATGGCTTCGATGTGCGTGTATTTAATGATCTCACATTCGAGGAGGTGGATGGACAGCTAAGGGCAA tcgcCAAAGACGATCACACCAACAATGATTGTTTTGTATTGGTTGTTATGTCACATGGCGCCGAAGGGCGAGTATTCGCCAGCGATATGAGTTATCCGGTGGAACGCCTATGGCAACCATTCTTGGGCGAAAATTGCAAGAGCTtgattaataagccaaaaattttctttgtgcAA gCGTGCCGCGGTGAGCGACTAGACAAACCTGTCGTCTTTAGTGAATTCGCTGTGATGACGCGACAAATTGGAGGGCCTAGCCTACCCGAAGAAAAACCGCCTGTGATAACCTATGCTATACCAAATACAGCCGATCTACTAGTAATGTATTCGACATTTGAAA aGTATTATTCATTTCGTAACGTCGAGAATGGTTCTTGGTTCATACAGAGCCTATGTGAAGTCTTGACAGCGAACGCCCAGAAGTCAAATGCAAGCACTGAAGGTGTTGATTTCCTACGCCTACTGACCGCAGTCAATCGCAAAGTGGCTTATGAATATCAGTCATTCGCCAAAGTTGAGGCATTGAATCAATTAAAGGAGATGCCAAACTTTCTATCAACACTCACCAAAACCTTTTATATCAAAGTGAAGTGTCGCCACAGCAAGtga